One window of the Bombus huntii isolate Logan2020A chromosome 18, iyBomHunt1.1, whole genome shotgun sequence genome contains the following:
- the LOC126875396 gene encoding uncharacterized protein LOC126875396 isoform X2, producing MIPGSKICKLKKLASAEWLPEQKRAKVTKYSGQDWSSFGLEKSGTLYLIPEEALFLLEANCLELTWNDVALSIQQAYELLIDNVECSLEEYRVYSQLVRYGYRIQRFVYDSERKTKSDKNSNIKRKVIVEPENGLWRTDTQQQDKDYIDVQNGKSASCPKRTDANINNFPTGIFQDLAEDEDISNNVFEIINDLLCAVENIEAQSTNVECEKDMKNGKRSDITLQTVNIDENKKRRNSKVQIISDETLLGSIKVVKDNMNDCTKGSNIPANWRASRIQRNVKLVPRRTDKLLSATDILDSNYKNSECNSRKPTLSSPPRKNSQLKKSKHEVIELSDDEIQEIPKPVTRIDLLDSIPNIAFQSTITIKVSRAYIPHSIKPVKTIYHYESAKLKKLQQTDKRLRSSQNLEHAKSNESQNMYQCNNISISNNNVRKNTNIAPFNQNLATNAHNVFMQDYFSMQHRQHGNFNPNYVYSNKPPYTYSQNLYWHHRNTTFQNVFVALDNHSATVHQNRFTSLPMNNLTMPNISNNVTRHSFTRNQFYHNFHQNFFPLRKLCHQRIVENTSIHCSVAGSVLLTEPRQRYWPRNYHKNTNMTSNHNDEVYQCSFKILPGASSWSELKTKWREVKTITIDDEDTGIEDCNEVQVVGQLRTPLVGSKNANSLEEVFSKLKIIKSASEKIVRRKKNKYKISYNVYSNTQNYRKADPGLPFYRVVVIKQDDSFIQPIELHRLMQDAGTSPILLACVSMSISYIQPGFISIPNLT from the exons ATGATTCCTGGCTCCAAAATATGCAAATTGAAAAAG TTAGCTAGTGCAGAATGGTTGCCTGAACAGAAAAGAGCTAAAGTAACAAAATACTCTGGTCAAGATTGGAGTAGTTTTGGTTTGGAGAAAAGTGGCACCTTGTATTTAATACCAGAAGAAGCATTGTTTCTTCTAGAAGCT aaTTGTTTAGAACTTACATGGAATGATGTAGCATTGTCCATCCAACAAGCTTATGAACTTCTAATTGATAATGTTGAATGCTCATTAGAGGAATATAGAGTTTATAGCCAGTTAGTACGATATGGTTATCGCATACAACGTTTTGTTTATGATTCAGAAAGAAAGacaaaaagtgataaaaattctaatataaAACGTAAAGTTATTGTTGAGCCAGAAAATGGCCTTTGGAGAACTGATACTCAACAGCAAGATAAAGATTATATAGATGTACAGAATGGAAAATCTGCTAGTTGTCCAAAAAGAACTGAtgcaaatattaataattttcctacAGGGATTTTTCAAGATCTAGCAGAAGATGAAGATATATCAAATAATGTCTTTGAAATCATAAATGATCTTCTTTGTGCAGTAGAAAATATCGAAGCTCAATCTACAAATGTTGAATGCGAAAAGGATATGAAAAACGGGAAAAGATCGGATATTACTTTGCAAACTGTAAATatagatgaaaataaaaaaagacgGAATTCTAAGGTGCAAATTATATCAGATGAGACTTTATTAGGAAGTATTAAAGTTGTCAAAGATAATATGAATGATTGTACCAAAGGAAGTAATATACCAGCAAATTGGCGAGCATCTCGCATACAACGCAACGTTAAATTAGTACCTAGAAGAACAGATAAACTATTATCAGCTACTGATATTTTAGattctaattataaaaattctgaGTGCAATTCAAGAAAACCTACATTATCTTCGCCACCTAGAAAGAATTCACAATTAAAGAAATCAAAACATGAG GTGATAGAACTTTCTGATGATGAAATTCAAGAGATACCAAAACCAGTAACACGAATAGATTTATTAGATTCAATTCCAAACATTGCATTTCAATCCACAATTACAATAAAAGTTTCAAGAGCATACATACCACATAGTATAAAACCTGTTAAAACGATCTATCATTATGAAAgtgcaaaattaaaaaaattacagCAAACAGATAAAAGATTGCGATCTAGTCAAAATCTAGAACATGCAAAAAGTAATGAAAGTCAAAATATGTATCAATGCAATAATATCTCTATAAGTAACAATAACGTTAGAAAAAATACAAACATTGCTCCATTTAATCAAAATTTAGCAACAAATGCGCACAATGTTTTCATGCAAGATTATTTTTCCATGCAACATAGACAACATGGGAACTTTAATCCCAACTATGTATATAGTAATAAACCACCTTATACATACAGCCAAAATCTATATTGGCATCATAGAAATACTACATTTCAAAATGTATTTGTTGCTCTTGATAATCATAGTGCTACTGTTCATCAAAACAGATTCACATCTTTGCCAATGAACAATTTGACAATGCCAAATATAAGTAACAATGTGACTAGGCATTCTTTTACTCGAAACCAGTTTTATcataattttcatcaaaatttcttTCCATTAAGAAAATTATGTCATCAAAGAATCGTGGAAAATACATCAATACATTGTAGCGTAGCTGGAAGTGTATTACTTACAGAACCTCGTCAGAGATATTGGCCACGAAATTATCATAAAAACACAAATATGACATCAAATCATAACGATGAAGTTTATCAATGTTCATTTAAAATACTGCCAGGAGCGTCATCATGGTCGGAATTAAAGACTAAATGGCGCGAAGTAAAAACGATCACTATCGATGATGAAGATACGGGAATTGAAGATTGTAATGAAGTACAAGTAGTTGGACAATTACGCACTCCTCTTGTTGGATCAAAGAATGCAAATAGTCTTGAAGAAGTCTTCAGTaaacttaaaataattaagTCTGCATCCGAGAAAATtgtaagaagaaaaaagaataagtACAAAATATCATACAATGTTTATTCCAATACACAAAACTATAGAAAAGCAGATCCTGGTCTTCCATTCTACAGAGTAGTTGTGataaa acAAGATGATTCATTTATACAACCAATTGAATTGCACCGTTTAATGCAAGATGCAGGCACTTCACCAATACTATTAGCCTGTGTTTCAATGTCAATTTCATATATTCAACCAGGATTTATATCTATACCTAATCTAacataa
- the LOC126875417 gene encoding chromatin assembly factor 1 subunit A-like, protein MKMFRALVESVALFGTEVWGWNMEERLDRIQRRYVKLILGLDMTTPNYILVEECKLTEIKEKALRRAARYEGKAIESKKELVKECIKERKRNWGNGQEGKRARRRKKRLEDVRNEGTQMEAREEQGRMTVDQIIEERRKREAEEREKRIRESKYNIHYRNIAKEELPKYLEGWMKWKYRRQDSHVGTRPKQGNTGKKGEKKDADYVEEKKKT, encoded by the coding sequence ATGAAGATGTTTAGAGCACTGGTAGAGAGCGTGGCGCTGTTTGGAACAGAGGTATGGGGCTGGAACATGGAAGAAAGACTGGatagaatacaaagaagaTATGTGAAATTGATCTTAGGTTTAGATATGACAACACCAAATTATATATTGGTAGAAGAATGCAAGCtaacagaaatcaaagaaaaagcaTTAAGAAGAGCAGCAAGGTATGAAGGGAAAGCCATAGAATCAAAAAAGGAACTAGTAAAGGAGTgcataaaggaaagaaagagaaactgGGGAAATGGtcaagaagggaaaagagcaagaaggagaaagaagagacTAGAAGATGTGAGAAATGAAGGGACACAGATGGAAGCAAGAGAAGAGCAAGGAAGGATGACAGTAgaccaaattatagaagaaagaagaaagagagaagcagaagagagggagaaaaggataagggaatccaaatataatatacattacagaaatatcgCCAAAGAAGAATTACCAAAGTACTTAGAAGGGTGGATGAAGTGGAAGTATAGAAGGCAAGATTCACATGTGGGAACGAGACCAAAGCAGgggaatactggaaagaagggggagaaaaaagatgcagactatgtagaagaaaagaagaagacctga
- the LOC126875399 gene encoding histone-lysine N-methyltransferase SUV39H2-like isoform X1, with protein MGGEEGLGVTTGQPNLYKQDLSKLDVSKLTALSREVISRQATINIGTIGHVAHGKSTIVKAISGVQTVRFKNELERNITIKLDAHAEGNTRGEQEENLGYASEMSSTPEKRPASPGLVQPLAKHRKLDQRFVSSEKNNYNDNSYHDDKSKSNNLNSNNVHFKKNQEEKQVINDRRDLNFSDNQEISTENIRLSKLNANTNIEMYQIDYKKNLQNIRLKELRVILEDVRYMDIKHENKKRMKKLLMETTLWEVEKILAKKELKGVPTYLIKWKNWNSQYNTWEPASNLVNCPDVLEEFEKSRLQLIDRFKKKTNFYPNDRDIGEFLNYLKCRGEMITSISVEPNTVYINITKYLHLKYVKNSKLEKVIKHDILRMLVIDLRKKQLESLEEWENEMNTITKGKPLIRVENVIDLETAPRDFYYIEDYLPGNGVIIPDDPPIGCECKSCNSKTNCCFAQDNGLCPYTPSCKIRVPPGTPIYECNKRCNCDMNCFNRVVQRGSKMKFCIFRTANGRGWGVKTLQAIKKGCFVTQYVGEVITNEEAEKRGKEYDAAGRTYLFDLDYNESEEECPYTVDAAVYGNVSHFINHSCNPNLAVYGVWINCLDPNLPKLALFALRDIKQNEEITFDYMCQSSKNSENSIKQNMSMKENLNIYMNTEFQEELELRPETPESDLSNIRTLCKCGAQSCRRYLF; from the exons ATGGGTGGTGAAGAAGGTTTAGGAGTGACTACGGGTCAACCAAATCTTTATAAACAAGATCTCTCGAAGCTT GATGTCAGCAAATTAACTGCACTATCTCGCGAGGTTATTAGTAGACAAGCAACAATTAATATTG GTACCATTGGTCATGTAGCACATGGAAAGTCTACAATTGTAAAAGCTATATCGGGAGTGCAGACTGTtcgttttaaaaatgaattagAAAGGAACATTACTATTAAACTTG ACGCTCATGCAGAGGGCAATACCAGAGGGGAACAAGAAGAAAATCTTGGTTACGCAAGCGAAATGTCTTCTACACCAGAAAAAAGGCCAGCTTCTCCAGGATTAGTTCAACCATTGGCCAAACATCGAAAGCTTGATCAAAGATTTGTTTCttctgaaaaaaataattacaatgaTAACTCTTACCATGATGATAAATCAAAGAGCAACAACTTAAACAGTAATAATGTTCATTTTAAAAAAAACCAAGAAGAGAAACAAGTAATCAACGATAGAAGAGATCTGAATTTTTCTGATAATCAAGAAATTAGTACAGAAAATATAAGACTAAGCAAATTAAATGCCAATACCAATATTGAAATGTATCAAATAGACTAcaaaaaaaatttacaaaatattagaCTGAAGGAGCTCAGAGTTATATTGGAAGATGTAAGATATATGGATATAAAACATGAAAATAAGAAGAGAATGAAAAAGTTACTAATGGAGACTACCCTTTGGGAAGTAGAAAAGATTCTTGCaaagaaagaattaaaagGTGTGCCAACTTATTTAATCAAATGGAAGAATTGGAATTCACAGTATAACACATGGGAACCGGCGTCGAATTTAGTAAACTGCCCAGATGTTCTAGAAGAGTTTGAAAAGAGTAGATTACAATTGATCGATCGTTTCaagaagaaaacaaatttttatccgAACGATAGGGATATtggagaatttttaaattatcttaagtGTAGAGGAGAGATGATAACATCAATTTCGGTAGAACCAAATAcagtatatattaatataaccAAATATTTACATCTAAAGTATGTCAAAAATAGTAAATTGGAGAAAGTTATAAAACATGATATTCTCCGTATGTTAGTCATTGATTTAAGGAAAAAACAGTTAGAATCTTTAGAAGAGTGGGAAAATGAAATGAATACTATCACTAAAGGTAAACCATTAATACGGGTGGAGAATGTAATAGACTTGGAAACAGCACCTCGAGACTTCTATTATATAGAAGATTATCTACCTGGTAATGGAGTCATAATACCTGATGATCCACCTATTGGTTGCGAATGCAAGTCTTGTAATTCTAAGACAAACTGTTGCTTTGCCCAGGATAACGGACTATGTCCGTACACCCCGTCATGTAAGATTCGAGTTCCACCTGGAACACCGATATACGAATGTAACAAACGATGCAACTGCGACATGAACTGCTTCAATCGAGTAGTGCAACGTGGCAGCAAGATGAAGTTTTGCATTTTTAGAACTGCCAATGGACGGGGTTGGGGTGTAAAAACATTACAAGCGATTAAAAAAGGTTGTTTTGTCACACAATATGTGGGCGAAGTCATAACAAATGAGGAGGCCGAAAAGCGTGGCAAAGAATACGATGCCGCTGGTAGAACATACTTATTTGATCTTGACTATAATGAGTCTGAAGAAGAATGTCCATATACTGTAGATGCTGCCGTATATGGCAACGTTTCGCATTTCATCAATCATTCTTGCAATCCAAATCTCGCTGTCTATGGTGTTTGGATCAATTGTCTTGATCCGAATCTTCCTAAGCTTGCATTGTTTGCATTGAGAGATATTAAACAAAACGAAGAAATTACCTTCGATTACATGTGTCAATCATCAAAGAATAGTGAAAATTCTATAAAGCAAAATATGTCGATGAaagagaatttaaatatatatatgaacaCGGAATTTCAAGAGGAGTTAGAACTACGTCCAGAGACACCAGAATCAGACTTGTCGAACATTAGAACCTTATGCAAATGTGGCGCTCAAAGTTGTAGACGATACTTGTTTTGA
- the LOC126875396 gene encoding uncharacterized protein LOC126875396 isoform X1 produces MANEITEIPVNMLTAEELIENKGLKFNAWNEYEKSVKTLPKTGMKQFEPNDSWLQNMQIEKGIITRKNLIAIERVDRISQLASAEWLPEQKRAKVTKYSGQDWSSFGLEKSGTLYLIPEEALFLLEANCLELTWNDVALSIQQAYELLIDNVECSLEEYRVYSQLVRYGYRIQRFVYDSERKTKSDKNSNIKRKVIVEPENGLWRTDTQQQDKDYIDVQNGKSASCPKRTDANINNFPTGIFQDLAEDEDISNNVFEIINDLLCAVENIEAQSTNVECEKDMKNGKRSDITLQTVNIDENKKRRNSKVQIISDETLLGSIKVVKDNMNDCTKGSNIPANWRASRIQRNVKLVPRRTDKLLSATDILDSNYKNSECNSRKPTLSSPPRKNSQLKKSKHEVIELSDDEIQEIPKPVTRIDLLDSIPNIAFQSTITIKVSRAYIPHSIKPVKTIYHYESAKLKKLQQTDKRLRSSQNLEHAKSNESQNMYQCNNISISNNNVRKNTNIAPFNQNLATNAHNVFMQDYFSMQHRQHGNFNPNYVYSNKPPYTYSQNLYWHHRNTTFQNVFVALDNHSATVHQNRFTSLPMNNLTMPNISNNVTRHSFTRNQFYHNFHQNFFPLRKLCHQRIVENTSIHCSVAGSVLLTEPRQRYWPRNYHKNTNMTSNHNDEVYQCSFKILPGASSWSELKTKWREVKTITIDDEDTGIEDCNEVQVVGQLRTPLVGSKNANSLEEVFSKLKIIKSASEKIVRRKKNKYKISYNVYSNTQNYRKADPGLPFYRVVVIKQDDSFIQPIELHRLMQDAGTSPILLACVSMSISYIQPGFISIPNLT; encoded by the exons ATGGCAAATGAAATAACAGAGATACCTGTTAATATGTTAAC gGCAGAAGAACTGATAGAAAATAAAGGTTTGAAGTTTAATGCATGGAATGAATACGAGAAGTCAGTTAAAACTCTTCCAAAAACTGGAATGAAACAATTTGAACCAAATGATTCCTGGCTCCAAAATATGCAAATTGAAAAAGGTATTATAACTAGAAAAAATTTAATAGCTATAGAAAGAGTAGATCGTATTTCACAGTTAGCTAGTGCAGAATGGTTGCCTGAACAGAAAAGAGCTAAAGTAACAAAATACTCTGGTCAAGATTGGAGTAGTTTTGGTTTGGAGAAAAGTGGCACCTTGTATTTAATACCAGAAGAAGCATTGTTTCTTCTAGAAGCT aaTTGTTTAGAACTTACATGGAATGATGTAGCATTGTCCATCCAACAAGCTTATGAACTTCTAATTGATAATGTTGAATGCTCATTAGAGGAATATAGAGTTTATAGCCAGTTAGTACGATATGGTTATCGCATACAACGTTTTGTTTATGATTCAGAAAGAAAGacaaaaagtgataaaaattctaatataaAACGTAAAGTTATTGTTGAGCCAGAAAATGGCCTTTGGAGAACTGATACTCAACAGCAAGATAAAGATTATATAGATGTACAGAATGGAAAATCTGCTAGTTGTCCAAAAAGAACTGAtgcaaatattaataattttcctacAGGGATTTTTCAAGATCTAGCAGAAGATGAAGATATATCAAATAATGTCTTTGAAATCATAAATGATCTTCTTTGTGCAGTAGAAAATATCGAAGCTCAATCTACAAATGTTGAATGCGAAAAGGATATGAAAAACGGGAAAAGATCGGATATTACTTTGCAAACTGTAAATatagatgaaaataaaaaaagacgGAATTCTAAGGTGCAAATTATATCAGATGAGACTTTATTAGGAAGTATTAAAGTTGTCAAAGATAATATGAATGATTGTACCAAAGGAAGTAATATACCAGCAAATTGGCGAGCATCTCGCATACAACGCAACGTTAAATTAGTACCTAGAAGAACAGATAAACTATTATCAGCTACTGATATTTTAGattctaattataaaaattctgaGTGCAATTCAAGAAAACCTACATTATCTTCGCCACCTAGAAAGAATTCACAATTAAAGAAATCAAAACATGAG GTGATAGAACTTTCTGATGATGAAATTCAAGAGATACCAAAACCAGTAACACGAATAGATTTATTAGATTCAATTCCAAACATTGCATTTCAATCCACAATTACAATAAAAGTTTCAAGAGCATACATACCACATAGTATAAAACCTGTTAAAACGATCTATCATTATGAAAgtgcaaaattaaaaaaattacagCAAACAGATAAAAGATTGCGATCTAGTCAAAATCTAGAACATGCAAAAAGTAATGAAAGTCAAAATATGTATCAATGCAATAATATCTCTATAAGTAACAATAACGTTAGAAAAAATACAAACATTGCTCCATTTAATCAAAATTTAGCAACAAATGCGCACAATGTTTTCATGCAAGATTATTTTTCCATGCAACATAGACAACATGGGAACTTTAATCCCAACTATGTATATAGTAATAAACCACCTTATACATACAGCCAAAATCTATATTGGCATCATAGAAATACTACATTTCAAAATGTATTTGTTGCTCTTGATAATCATAGTGCTACTGTTCATCAAAACAGATTCACATCTTTGCCAATGAACAATTTGACAATGCCAAATATAAGTAACAATGTGACTAGGCATTCTTTTACTCGAAACCAGTTTTATcataattttcatcaaaatttcttTCCATTAAGAAAATTATGTCATCAAAGAATCGTGGAAAATACATCAATACATTGTAGCGTAGCTGGAAGTGTATTACTTACAGAACCTCGTCAGAGATATTGGCCACGAAATTATCATAAAAACACAAATATGACATCAAATCATAACGATGAAGTTTATCAATGTTCATTTAAAATACTGCCAGGAGCGTCATCATGGTCGGAATTAAAGACTAAATGGCGCGAAGTAAAAACGATCACTATCGATGATGAAGATACGGGAATTGAAGATTGTAATGAAGTACAAGTAGTTGGACAATTACGCACTCCTCTTGTTGGATCAAAGAATGCAAATAGTCTTGAAGAAGTCTTCAGTaaacttaaaataattaagTCTGCATCCGAGAAAATtgtaagaagaaaaaagaataagtACAAAATATCATACAATGTTTATTCCAATACACAAAACTATAGAAAAGCAGATCCTGGTCTTCCATTCTACAGAGTAGTTGTGataaa acAAGATGATTCATTTATACAACCAATTGAATTGCACCGTTTAATGCAAGATGCAGGCACTTCACCAATACTATTAGCCTGTGTTTCAATGTCAATTTCATATATTCAACCAGGATTTATATCTATACCTAATCTAacataa
- the LOC126875399 gene encoding eukaryotic translation initiation factor 2 subunit 3, Y-linked-like isoform X3, translating to MGGEEGLGVTTGQPNLYKQDLSKLDVSKLTALSREVISRQATINIGTIGHVAHGKSTIVKAISGVQTVRFKNELERNITIKLGYANAKIYKCDNEKCPRPGCYISGGSSKDDSFPCLRPVCSGRFQLVRHVSFVDCPGHDILMATMLNGAAVMDAALLLIAGNESCPQPQTSEHLAAIEIMKLKHIVILQNKIDLVKEAQAKEQYEQILKFVQGTVAEGAPVIPISAQLKYNIEVLCEYITKKIPVPLRDFTSEPRLIVIRSFDVNKPGCEVDDLKGGVAGGSILRGVLKVGMEIEVRPGLVSKDSEGKLTCRPIFSRIVSLFAEQNELQFAVPGGLIGVGTKIEPTLCRADRLVGQILGAVGALPKIFIELEISYYLLKRLLGVRTEGDKKGARVPKLSRNEVLLVNIGSLSTGGRVLATRADLAKISLTNPVCTEIDEKIALSRRVEKHWRLIGWGQICGGQTIEPVIDRK from the exons ATGGGTGGTGAAGAAGGTTTAGGAGTGACTACGGGTCAACCAAATCTTTATAAACAAGATCTCTCGAAGCTT GATGTCAGCAAATTAACTGCACTATCTCGCGAGGTTATTAGTAGACAAGCAACAATTAATATTG GTACCATTGGTCATGTAGCACATGGAAAGTCTACAATTGTAAAAGCTATATCGGGAGTGCAGACTGTtcgttttaaaaatgaattagAAAGGAACATTACTATTAAACTTG GATACGCGAATGCAAAGATTTATAAGTGTGATAATGAAAAATGTCCAAGACCAGGATGTTACATATCCGGAGGTTCGAGCAAAGACGATTCATTTCCTTGTTTACGTCCAGTTTGTTCTGGACGATTTCAACTTGTACGTCATGTATCCTTCGTTGACTGTCCAGGACACGATATCCTTATGGCAACTATGCTGAACGGTGCTGCTGTCATGGATGCAGCTTTGCTCTTAATTG cCGGTAATGAGTCGTGTCCCCAGCCTCAAACATCAGAACATTTGGCTGCCattgaaattatgaaattgaAACATATTGTAATTCTGCAAAATAAGATAGATTTAGTAAAGGAAGCACAAGCAAAGGAACAATATGAGCAAATTTTGAAATTCGTACAGG GTACAGTAGCTGAAGGAGCGCCCGTAATACCAATTTCTGCACAACTCAAGTATAATATTGAAGTCTTGTGcgaatatattacgaaaaaaaTTCCAGTACCTTTAAGAGATTTCACTTCGGAACCGAGATTAATTGTAATTCGGTCGTTTGACGTAAATAAACCTGGTTGTGAAGTAGATGATCTGAAAGGCGGCGTTGCTGGTGGAAGTATTTTAAGAGGAGTATTAAAA GTGGGTATGGAAATTGAAGTTCGTCCTGGACTGGTTTCTAAAGACAGTGAAGGAAAACTGACCTGTCGACCCATATTTTCGCGGATAGTATCATTATTTGCTGAGCAGAATGAACTTCAATTTGCTGTTCCAGGTGGTCTCATAG gTGTTGGAACAAAAATCGAACCAACATTATGCCGTGCTGATCGTTTAGTGGGGCAAATTTTAGGAGCTGTAGGAGCTCTAcctaaaatatttatcgaactCGAAATATCATATTATCTTCTTAAGCGATTGTTAGGTGTGAGAACTGAGGGTGATAAGAAAGGTGCAAgg gTACCAAAATTATCGAGAAATGAGGTGCTATTAGTAAATATTGGGTCATTAAGCACTGGAGGTCGTGTATTAGCCACTCGTGCTGATTTAGCTAAAATCAGCTTAACAAATCCTGTATGTACAGAAATTGACGAAAAAATTGCGTTGTCGCGTCGTGTTGAAAAACATTGGCGTTTGATTGGTTGGGGTCAAATTTGTGGCGGACAAACAATAGAACCAGTTATAGACCGAAAATAA
- the LOC126875399 gene encoding histone-lysine N-methyltransferase SUV39H2-like isoform X2, with protein sequence MSSTPEKRPASPGLVQPLAKHRKLDQRFVSSEKNNYNDNSYHDDKSKSNNLNSNNVHFKKNQEEKQVINDRRDLNFSDNQEISTENIRLSKLNANTNIEMYQIDYKKNLQNIRLKELRVILEDVRYMDIKHENKKRMKKLLMETTLWEVEKILAKKELKGVPTYLIKWKNWNSQYNTWEPASNLVNCPDVLEEFEKSRLQLIDRFKKKTNFYPNDRDIGEFLNYLKCRGEMITSISVEPNTVYINITKYLHLKYVKNSKLEKVIKHDILRMLVIDLRKKQLESLEEWENEMNTITKGKPLIRVENVIDLETAPRDFYYIEDYLPGNGVIIPDDPPIGCECKSCNSKTNCCFAQDNGLCPYTPSCKIRVPPGTPIYECNKRCNCDMNCFNRVVQRGSKMKFCIFRTANGRGWGVKTLQAIKKGCFVTQYVGEVITNEEAEKRGKEYDAAGRTYLFDLDYNESEEECPYTVDAAVYGNVSHFINHSCNPNLAVYGVWINCLDPNLPKLALFALRDIKQNEEITFDYMCQSSKNSENSIKQNMSMKENLNIYMNTEFQEELELRPETPESDLSNIRTLCKCGAQSCRRYLF encoded by the coding sequence ATGTCTTCTACACCAGAAAAAAGGCCAGCTTCTCCAGGATTAGTTCAACCATTGGCCAAACATCGAAAGCTTGATCAAAGATTTGTTTCttctgaaaaaaataattacaatgaTAACTCTTACCATGATGATAAATCAAAGAGCAACAACTTAAACAGTAATAATGTTCATTTTAAAAAAAACCAAGAAGAGAAACAAGTAATCAACGATAGAAGAGATCTGAATTTTTCTGATAATCAAGAAATTAGTACAGAAAATATAAGACTAAGCAAATTAAATGCCAATACCAATATTGAAATGTATCAAATAGACTAcaaaaaaaatttacaaaatattagaCTGAAGGAGCTCAGAGTTATATTGGAAGATGTAAGATATATGGATATAAAACATGAAAATAAGAAGAGAATGAAAAAGTTACTAATGGAGACTACCCTTTGGGAAGTAGAAAAGATTCTTGCaaagaaagaattaaaagGTGTGCCAACTTATTTAATCAAATGGAAGAATTGGAATTCACAGTATAACACATGGGAACCGGCGTCGAATTTAGTAAACTGCCCAGATGTTCTAGAAGAGTTTGAAAAGAGTAGATTACAATTGATCGATCGTTTCaagaagaaaacaaatttttatccgAACGATAGGGATATtggagaatttttaaattatcttaagtGTAGAGGAGAGATGATAACATCAATTTCGGTAGAACCAAATAcagtatatattaatataaccAAATATTTACATCTAAAGTATGTCAAAAATAGTAAATTGGAGAAAGTTATAAAACATGATATTCTCCGTATGTTAGTCATTGATTTAAGGAAAAAACAGTTAGAATCTTTAGAAGAGTGGGAAAATGAAATGAATACTATCACTAAAGGTAAACCATTAATACGGGTGGAGAATGTAATAGACTTGGAAACAGCACCTCGAGACTTCTATTATATAGAAGATTATCTACCTGGTAATGGAGTCATAATACCTGATGATCCACCTATTGGTTGCGAATGCAAGTCTTGTAATTCTAAGACAAACTGTTGCTTTGCCCAGGATAACGGACTATGTCCGTACACCCCGTCATGTAAGATTCGAGTTCCACCTGGAACACCGATATACGAATGTAACAAACGATGCAACTGCGACATGAACTGCTTCAATCGAGTAGTGCAACGTGGCAGCAAGATGAAGTTTTGCATTTTTAGAACTGCCAATGGACGGGGTTGGGGTGTAAAAACATTACAAGCGATTAAAAAAGGTTGTTTTGTCACACAATATGTGGGCGAAGTCATAACAAATGAGGAGGCCGAAAAGCGTGGCAAAGAATACGATGCCGCTGGTAGAACATACTTATTTGATCTTGACTATAATGAGTCTGAAGAAGAATGTCCATATACTGTAGATGCTGCCGTATATGGCAACGTTTCGCATTTCATCAATCATTCTTGCAATCCAAATCTCGCTGTCTATGGTGTTTGGATCAATTGTCTTGATCCGAATCTTCCTAAGCTTGCATTGTTTGCATTGAGAGATATTAAACAAAACGAAGAAATTACCTTCGATTACATGTGTCAATCATCAAAGAATAGTGAAAATTCTATAAAGCAAAATATGTCGATGAaagagaatttaaatatatatatgaacaCGGAATTTCAAGAGGAGTTAGAACTACGTCCAGAGACACCAGAATCAGACTTGTCGAACATTAGAACCTTATGCAAATGTGGCGCTCAAAGTTGTAGACGATACTTGTTTTGA